One part of the Mariniflexile litorale genome encodes these proteins:
- a CDS encoding sodium:solute symporter encodes MNTIDLIVFFIYIGGIALFGGSFFKKNRTSSAYTVGNKDIPSWVVTMSIFATFVSSISYLALPGNAFQSNWNALVFSLSLPIATLIAVKYFVPLYRKINSPSAYTFMEQRFGPWARIYVSICYLLTQLMRIGTILYLLALTLNAITGWDIATIIVFTGLIVVVYSMLGGITAVLWTDAIQGIILIVGALVCIGFMCYNMPEGPMQIFSIAADNDKFGLGSFELDLSKPTFWVVLIYGVFINLQNFGIDQNYVQRYMVLKSDKEAQRSALIGGLIYLPISALFLFIGTALFAYYNSAEVLPDALQDISKADRVFPYFIVNALPSGVTGLMIASIFAAGMSTISTSFNSSATVFLTDYYNKYFKQDASDKQRMKVLYTSSLIISIIGIGIGIAMINVKSALDAWWKLSSIFSGGMLGLFLLGIFTKTKYVKGAIIGMISGVLVILWLTFSETIFGKDSIGASFHTYLTIVFGTIAIFLVGFLVSMLMQPKKQSS; translated from the coding sequence ATGAATACTATTGATCTCATCGTTTTTTTTATTTATATAGGTGGTATAGCCCTTTTTGGAGGCTCTTTCTTTAAAAAAAATAGAACATCTTCAGCATATACCGTTGGTAATAAAGATATACCAAGTTGGGTAGTGACTATGTCTATTTTTGCGACTTTCGTAAGTAGTATCAGTTATTTAGCGTTACCAGGAAATGCGTTTCAGTCTAATTGGAATGCGTTGGTGTTTAGTTTGTCGCTTCCTATTGCAACACTTATTGCGGTTAAGTATTTTGTACCATTATACCGGAAAATTAATAGTCCTTCAGCTTATACCTTTATGGAACAGCGTTTCGGGCCTTGGGCACGAATTTATGTTTCCATTTGTTATTTATTAACCCAATTGATGCGGATCGGCACTATTTTGTATTTACTGGCACTCACTTTAAATGCGATAACAGGTTGGGATATTGCCACTATAATTGTATTCACAGGCTTAATTGTAGTAGTTTATTCCATGTTAGGCGGTATTACTGCGGTGTTATGGACAGATGCTATTCAAGGTATTATTCTAATAGTTGGTGCTTTAGTGTGTATTGGTTTTATGTGTTACAATATGCCTGAAGGACCTATGCAAATATTCAGTATAGCAGCTGATAATGATAAATTTGGTTTAGGTAGTTTTGAATTGGATTTATCGAAACCAACATTTTGGGTGGTTTTGATTTACGGTGTTTTTATAAATCTTCAAAACTTTGGAATTGATCAGAATTATGTACAGCGTTATATGGTTTTAAAATCGGATAAAGAAGCACAACGTTCCGCATTAATTGGTGGATTAATTTATTTGCCAATTTCGGCATTGTTTCTCTTTATTGGAACCGCTCTTTTTGCATATTATAATTCTGCTGAAGTGCTTCCTGATGCATTACAAGATATTAGTAAAGCCGACAGAGTGTTTCCATATTTTATCGTGAATGCTTTGCCTTCTGGCGTAACGGGATTAATGATTGCATCTATTTTCGCAGCAGGAATGAGTACCATTTCCACAAGTTTTAATAGCTCAGCTACGGTATTTCTAACCGATTATTATAACAAGTATTTCAAACAAGATGCGAGCGACAAGCAACGTATGAAAGTGCTTTATACATCTTCATTAATAATAAGTATTATAGGAATAGGTATTGGAATAGCCATGATAAACGTAAAAAGTGCTTTAGATGCTTGGTGGAAATTATCCTCAATTTTTAGTGGTGGCATGTTAGGATTGTTCCTTTTAGGCATATTTACTAAAACTAAATATGTGAAAGGTGCTATTATTGGTATGATTTCAGGGGTGTTAGTTATTCTTTGGTTAACTTTTTCTGAAACCATTTTCGGAAAAGACTCCATAGGAGCATCATTTCACACTTACTTAACTATCGTGTTTGGTACGATTGCAATTTTTTTGGTTGGTTTTTTAGTGTCTATGCTTATGCAACCTAAAAAACAATCATCTTAA
- a CDS encoding L-fucose isomerase: MNFKNLIGQLPKIGIRPVIDGRLDGVRESLEVSTMNMAKIAADFLSKNLRHADGSPVECIISDTCIGGVAEAAASADKFSREGVGVSLTVTPCWCYGSETIDMDATLPKAIWGFNGTERPGAVYLAAALAGHNQKGIPAFGIYGRDVQDSNDTSIPEDVQEKLLLFGKAGLAVATMKGKSYLSMGSVSMGIAGSILDPNFFESYLGMRCENIDMSEFIRRIEQEIYDKDEYKKALAWTKAKCKESKNYNPPEKVKSREALDKDWEFVVKMALIGRDLMIGNPKLKEIGYAEEALGRNAISGGFQGQRQWTDHFPNGDFMEAILTSSFDWNGIRQPFMFATENDSLNGISMLFGHLLTGAAQIFSDVRTYWSPDAVKRVTGHTLTGDAANGFIHLINSGASALDGTGQQTINGKPVMKPWWDITENEVEKCLEHTTWGPGMLEYFRGGGYSSTFKTKGGMPVTMCRINIVKGIGPVLQIAEGKTIELPEDVHNTINERTNPTWPTTWFVPNLTGKGAFKDVYSVMANWGANHGAFTYGYIGADLITLASMLRIPVNMHNVDEDKIFRPSAWASFGMDKESSDYRACATYKALYG, translated from the coding sequence ATGAATTTTAAAAACTTAATAGGGCAACTGCCTAAAATAGGAATTCGTCCTGTAATTGATGGTAGGTTAGATGGTGTTAGAGAATCACTTGAAGTTTCTACTATGAATATGGCAAAAATAGCAGCCGATTTTTTATCTAAAAATTTAAGACATGCCGACGGTAGTCCAGTAGAATGTATTATTTCAGATACATGTATTGGAGGTGTTGCCGAAGCAGCAGCTTCTGCCGATAAATTTTCAAGAGAAGGTGTTGGTGTCAGTTTAACGGTAACACCTTGTTGGTGTTATGGTAGTGAAACCATCGATATGGATGCAACACTTCCAAAAGCCATTTGGGGTTTTAATGGTACCGAGCGTCCTGGTGCTGTATATTTAGCAGCTGCCTTAGCGGGACATAACCAAAAAGGCATTCCAGCTTTTGGTATTTATGGTCGCGATGTACAAGATAGTAACGACACGAGTATTCCTGAAGATGTTCAAGAAAAATTATTGCTTTTTGGAAAAGCAGGATTAGCCGTTGCTACCATGAAAGGAAAATCATATCTATCAATGGGTTCGGTGTCTATGGGAATTGCGGGTTCTATTCTAGATCCTAATTTCTTTGAAAGTTACCTGGGCATGCGCTGTGAAAATATCGATATGTCTGAATTCATCCGTAGAATTGAACAAGAAATTTACGATAAGGATGAATATAAAAAAGCTTTAGCATGGACAAAAGCAAAATGTAAAGAAAGCAAAAATTATAATCCACCGGAAAAAGTAAAATCACGTGAAGCCCTAGATAAGGATTGGGAGTTTGTGGTCAAAATGGCATTGATTGGACGCGATTTAATGATAGGCAATCCAAAATTAAAAGAAATAGGTTACGCCGAAGAAGCTCTGGGTAGAAATGCTATTTCTGGTGGTTTCCAAGGGCAACGCCAATGGACAGATCATTTTCCGAATGGGGATTTTATGGAAGCTATTTTAACATCGTCTTTCGATTGGAATGGCATCCGTCAACCTTTTATGTTTGCTACCGAAAACGATAGTTTAAACGGAATATCTATGCTATTCGGTCATTTATTAACTGGAGCCGCTCAAATTTTTAGTGATGTACGTACGTATTGGAGTCCTGATGCGGTAAAACGCGTTACAGGTCACACGCTTACTGGAGATGCTGCAAACGGATTTATTCATCTTATCAACTCAGGAGCATCGGCTTTAGATGGTACAGGGCAACAAACCATTAATGGTAAACCAGTCATGAAGCCTTGGTGGGATATTACAGAAAATGAAGTTGAAAAATGCTTGGAACACACTACTTGGGGACCAGGCATGTTAGAATATTTTAGAGGTGGCGGTTATTCGTCAACCTTTAAAACCAAAGGCGGAATGCCAGTTACCATGTGCCGTATTAACATTGTAAAAGGTATTGGTCCAGTGTTACAAATAGCCGAAGGTAAAACCATCGAACTTCCAGAAGATGTACATAATACCATTAATGAGCGTACCAATCCTACATGGCCAACCACGTGGTTTGTGCCCAATTTAACGGGTAAAGGCGCGTTTAAAGATGTGTATAGCGTCATGGCAAATTGGGGTGCGAATCATGGTGCGTTCACTTACGGTTATATTGGGGCCGATTTAATAACCTTGGCATCTATGTTGCGTATTCCAGTAAATATGCACAATGTTGATGAAGATAAAATTTTCCGTCCAAGTGCATGGGCATCGTTTGGTATGGACAAAGAATCATCCGATTATAGAGCATGTGCAACATATAAAGCACTTTACGGATAA
- a CDS encoding GYDIA family GHMP kinase: MQKFYSNGKLLITGEYVVLDAALSLALPTKFGQSLNIETINEPKIVWNSFDEKGNVWFEDTFLIDKIASSLPPRNDVSQRIIQILNAIKTLNPAFLNSKNGFKISTHLTFSKNWGLGTSSTLINNIAQWAHINAFELLEKTFGGSGYDIACAQNSTPITYQLQKDNILINSVDFKPKFKNCLYFVYLNKKQNSRDGIANYKSNKGNIASSISEINDITTKTISCSNLKDFDALMTQHEIIISKIIKQQTVKSLLFNDFNGSIKSLGAWGGDFVLATSEENPTAYFKDKGFDVVIPYDDMILSN; the protein is encoded by the coding sequence ATGCAGAAATTTTACAGTAACGGAAAACTTTTAATTACAGGTGAATATGTAGTGCTTGATGCTGCTTTATCACTCGCGTTACCAACAAAATTTGGTCAATCGTTAAACATTGAAACGATAAACGAACCTAAAATTGTTTGGAATAGTTTTGATGAAAAAGGTAATGTTTGGTTTGAGGACACTTTTTTGATTGATAAGATTGCTTCGTCGTTACCTCCTCGCAATGACGTTTCACAACGAATTATCCAAATATTAAATGCGATAAAAACACTAAATCCAGCTTTCTTAAACTCTAAAAATGGTTTTAAAATTTCTACACATTTAACATTTTCTAAAAATTGGGGATTAGGTACTTCTTCAACCTTAATAAATAACATCGCACAATGGGCACATATAAATGCGTTTGAATTATTAGAAAAAACATTTGGTGGTAGTGGTTATGATATTGCTTGTGCACAGAATAGCACGCCTATTACTTACCAATTACAAAAAGACAACATACTTATAAATTCAGTTGATTTTAAACCAAAATTTAAGAATTGTTTATATTTTGTTTATTTAAATAAAAAGCAAAATAGTCGTGATGGTATTGCCAATTACAAATCGAATAAAGGTAATATTGCTTCTTCAATTTCTGAAATTAACGACATAACCACTAAAACCATTTCCTGTTCTAATCTAAAGGATTTTGATGCTTTAATGACACAACATGAAATTATTATTTCAAAAATTATCAAACAACAAACCGTTAAATCACTTTTATTCAATGATTTTAATGGAAGTATAAAAAGTCTTGGTGCTTGGGGTGGCGATTTTGTTTTGGCTACTTCGGAAGAAAACCCAACTGCTTATTTTAAAGATAAAGGGTTTGACGTTGTGATTCCTTATGATGATATGATTTTATCAAACTAA
- a CDS encoding hydroxymethylglutaryl-CoA reductase, degradative translates to MYYLCLITKLKLMCAAISGFSKLSKSKKIDWIVETYFSNAENAKRILKQYWNTNEKIQQLHDEFIENTITNYYLPLGVAPNFLINGKLYTIPMAIEESSVVAAASKAAKFWMDRGGFKTQVLSTTKIGQVHFMYYGHVETLKNFFNYIKPKLIENAIPITKNMEKRGGGILDIELRDKTQDIKGYYQLHASFETLDAMGANFINSCLEQFAKTFKTEALSFNAFSAEEKEIQIVMSILSNYVPDCLVRAEVSCKIEDISEDKNISAEEFATKFIQAVNIAEVEPYRAVTHNKGIMNGIDAVVLATGNDFRAVEAGIHAYASRHGTYSSLSHAKVENGIFTFWMEIPLALGTVGGLTGLHPLVKLSLELLHHPTAKELMQIVAVAGLAQNFAALRSLTTTGIQEGHMKMHLMNILNQFEATDVEKQTLTEHFKTNVVTHSAVVEAIKDLRFKKND, encoded by the coding sequence ATGTACTATCTTTGCCTGATAACTAAACTAAAATTAATGTGCGCTGCTATTTCTGGCTTTTCTAAACTATCGAAATCCAAAAAAATTGATTGGATAGTTGAAACCTACTTTTCTAATGCTGAAAATGCTAAACGCATTCTAAAACAATATTGGAATACTAACGAAAAAATTCAACAACTTCACGACGAGTTTATTGAAAACACCATTACCAATTATTATTTACCACTTGGTGTTGCCCCAAATTTTTTAATAAACGGAAAATTATACACCATACCTATGGCTATTGAAGAAAGTTCGGTAGTTGCTGCAGCTAGTAAAGCTGCTAAATTTTGGATGGATAGAGGTGGTTTTAAAACTCAAGTTCTTTCGACAACAAAAATTGGTCAGGTGCATTTTATGTATTACGGTCATGTTGAAACATTAAAAAACTTCTTTAATTATATAAAACCAAAACTAATAGAAAATGCAATACCCATTACCAAGAACATGGAAAAGCGTGGTGGTGGCATTTTAGATATTGAATTACGAGATAAAACACAAGATATAAAAGGCTATTATCAGCTGCATGCTTCGTTTGAAACATTGGATGCTATGGGGGCTAATTTTATAAACTCCTGCTTAGAACAATTTGCTAAAACGTTTAAAACTGAAGCTTTAAGTTTTAATGCTTTTTCTGCGGAAGAAAAAGAGATTCAAATTGTTATGAGCATACTTTCCAATTATGTTCCCGACTGTTTGGTACGTGCCGAAGTAAGTTGCAAGATTGAAGATATAAGTGAAGATAAAAATATTTCTGCGGAAGAATTTGCTACTAAATTTATACAAGCTGTAAATATTGCCGAAGTAGAACCATACCGTGCTGTAACGCATAACAAAGGTATTATGAATGGCATTGATGCTGTTGTTTTAGCTACTGGAAACGATTTTAGAGCTGTTGAAGCTGGTATTCATGCCTATGCTTCAAGACATGGAACATACAGTAGCTTATCTCATGCTAAAGTTGAAAATGGTATATTCACTTTTTGGATGGAAATTCCATTGGCATTAGGAACTGTGGGTGGACTTACTGGATTACACCCTTTGGTAAAATTATCATTAGAATTGTTACACCACCCAACAGCCAAAGAGTTGATGCAAATTGTAGCCGTAGCTGGATTAGCTCAGAACTTTGCAGCTTTACGTTCTTTAACTACAACTGGGATTCAAGAGGGACATATGAAAATGCACTTGATGAATATATTAAATCAATTTGAAGCCACCGACGTTGAAAAACAAACCTTAACCGAACATTTTAAAACAAATGTGGTAACACATAGTGCGGTAGTTGAAGCTATTAAAGATTTACGATTTAAGAAGAACGATTGA
- a CDS encoding peptide MFS transporter — MAVNTLKPHQKELWGQPIGLYILFLTEMWERFSYYGMRALLVLYMTTSTLGDDARGAGLGWTSQEALALYGWYTMLVYVMSIPGGMIADKLIGQKKAVLYGAIILCIGHGVLILTDIWAFYTGLGLVILGVGLLKPNISTMVGGLYKEGDIRRDKGFSIFYIGINTGALLATMVIGAVVAKWGWHAGFGLAGIVMLLGLINYVFGQKYLKKVGNFVSSSKDVDEVSYVKLYSKLLSSPKQLLIVGILFLSSIYGWYTLEWGFGLLFLFLTAIAALLIMIYKELDSQIFKDRFLVLLLSFIMVIIFWGAFEQAGGLMNLYTESKTDRVLLGWTIPTVMYQSLNAGFIIIFATIVAGFWAKRKLKGKEASSLFKMALGIIIMGFGFLFMVFAAMEFEKSGTSSMIWLVLAYLFHTIGELCISPVALSFITKLAPVKYASLMMGVYFAATGLGNKVAGLVGESASHYGEYAVFSGILIFTVIMGTLFILLLKPLKRLTHAAEDNERIMHSDEAEGFELADN, encoded by the coding sequence ATGGCAGTTAATACATTAAAACCACATCAAAAAGAACTTTGGGGACAACCTATAGGATTATACATTTTATTTTTAACAGAAATGTGGGAGCGTTTCTCTTATTATGGAATGCGCGCCTTATTAGTTTTGTATATGACAACTTCAACCTTAGGCGATGATGCCAGAGGAGCAGGTTTAGGATGGACTAGTCAAGAAGCATTGGCTCTTTATGGTTGGTATACGATGTTAGTTTATGTGATGTCTATTCCTGGTGGGATGATTGCAGATAAATTAATAGGACAAAAAAAGGCAGTTTTATATGGTGCCATTATTTTATGTATAGGTCATGGTGTTTTAATTCTTACCGATATTTGGGCGTTTTATACAGGACTAGGACTTGTTATTTTAGGAGTGGGTTTATTAAAACCAAACATTTCAACAATGGTTGGAGGATTGTATAAAGAAGGCGATATACGAAGAGATAAAGGTTTTAGTATTTTTTATATTGGAATTAACACGGGAGCACTGTTAGCAACAATGGTAATTGGTGCGGTTGTAGCTAAATGGGGTTGGCATGCTGGATTTGGTCTTGCAGGAATTGTTATGCTTTTAGGGTTAATAAATTATGTTTTTGGGCAAAAGTATTTAAAGAAAGTAGGTAATTTTGTATCCAGTTCGAAAGATGTAGACGAAGTGTCTTATGTTAAATTATATTCTAAATTATTATCATCTCCCAAACAATTACTTATTGTTGGAATTCTATTTCTAAGTTCTATATATGGGTGGTACACCTTAGAGTGGGGGTTTGGTTTATTATTTCTTTTCTTAACAGCTATTGCTGCTTTATTAATTATGATTTACAAAGAATTAGATTCACAAATCTTCAAAGACAGATTTTTAGTTTTATTGCTGTCTTTTATAATGGTGATTATATTTTGGGGGGCTTTTGAACAGGCAGGAGGACTCATGAATCTATATACAGAATCAAAAACAGATAGGGTTCTTCTTGGGTGGACAATTCCAACAGTTATGTACCAAAGTTTGAATGCCGGTTTTATAATCATTTTTGCTACCATAGTTGCTGGTTTCTGGGCTAAACGAAAATTAAAGGGAAAAGAAGCATCGTCATTATTTAAAATGGCATTAGGAATTATTATCATGGGCTTTGGGTTTCTTTTCATGGTATTCGCAGCCATGGAATTTGAAAAATCAGGAACATCAAGTATGATTTGGTTAGTTTTAGCATATTTATTTCATACCATTGGAGAGCTTTGTATTTCTCCTGTGGCTTTATCATTTATAACCAAATTGGCTCCCGTTAAATATGCCTCTTTAATGATGGGGGTGTATTTTGCAGCAACAGGTTTAGGCAATAAAGTTGCAGGACTTGTGGGAGAATCGGCTTCCCATTATGGAGAATATGCGGTTTTTTCAGGAATACTAATCTTTACGGTTATCATGGGAACTTTATTTATTTTATTGCTAAAGCCTCTAAAGCGCTTAACACATGCAGCTGAAGATAATGAACGCATTATGCATTCTGATGAAGCTGAAGGTTTTGAATTAGCAGATAATTAA